TTGAGTTCTAGTGGATTCAAACGGAAGAGACTTTTTGAAATAGTCTAAGTGCGTTAAAGAGTGTGAGTTTATCCATATAGGATGTAATATTCTGACTTGGGTTGAAATCGTAGATGGATTATTTGCACATCTTAATGGGCTAACAATGCGGAAACCCTTCAAGGCTTGATTGAAGAAGTGGCTTATTCCCACATATATTGAGTATGATAAGGTCTGTTAAGTTCCTTTTTGGCCTTTGAGATTATCACTCATTCTTGAATCCTTCCAATGTTTTTGCATTGATGGATTTAAGGTTACTTTTTCTTACATCTGTGAGATGTTGACAAATGATGTATTGGATTTCTAGGTTGGCAACGCATATGGTGCGAGGCTGTATCAGTTTTCAACCTTTTCTTCTGTATCGAGACGAAAGTGCATTAACTCTTTATGTGATTGTTTTTGTGAAAGCAGGGAAAAGTCTCAAAATTTTGGTGCTGGACAGCGAATAATGTCACAACTCACAACACCCACTGCATTCATATTCTTAACTTGAAGTTTATACTTGGAGATGCTTCAAAAGTTCAAATTATCTTCTAGAATATGCTCCATTGTACTTGTTTTCTTTTTAAATGGGAACGATGTGTGTCACTGGAGGTTGGAATTCTAGTTGCTTCCTGTTTAGATATAAAAATGAAACTCGTTTTGGGTCCTGGAGCATTTATAGGGAGAAACAATGTTATATTCAGATAAACAAGTAGACAAATGAAGTTAGCATTTTTCAACTAGCCTATCCAAAAACTTATAGAAGCTTTCTGACTTTTATCCGCGTTTTTCTTGAAAGGGCTTGCCTTGATGATCTTTCCTGCTGCAGGAGCTACTCTATCTAATCGATAAAGATGAAACATTTTGCACAGCGAGGGAGATTTTAGAGGATGATGATTCATCATGTCCTAATGTAATTTGTAGCATGTTCATGTATTTATGCAAGTTTGGTTAAACTTGGTTTATAGTAGTTGATTGTGTTCAAATGTAGCAGGTGCAATGATGTAAATGAAAATCCTCTCCCTTCTACATGTAACTTAAAATTTATAAACAGAGCCTCGTACTTTTCTTTACTATCCTTGAAATTAATGCGATATAAAGGTTGGTTTGCTTCAATATGTTCTGTGGATTGTGAAATAGGGAAAGCGAGGGTCTGCACTAACTCTCTAGCCAGTCAACGAGGTCATATTTAGATACTTCTTTGTTATGATCTGTGCCATACATATTCTCATTTTGGTCTGAGTCATTTTTACAGGAGATTCaaggagaagaaagaaaaaattgaACCAGAAGCTGATCCAGAAAGGGACCAGAGAACTGTTTTTGCTTACCAGGTAGGTTTCGATGTCTTTGTTTCTGCCTTGTTCATCTCCATACCTGAGCATTTCACACTAGGTGATTTAGCTGATCAATAGGTTCATTCACTGATTTATTTGGTCTGCCCTTCTTATAGATGCCCCTGAAGGCAACTGAAAGGGATGTGTATGAGTTCTTCTCACAAGCAGGAAAGGTTAGTTCATTTGGTCCGCCTTTTGCTTCATGGTACATAAACTCTGCTGCTGGACAACTTGTGGTTTTATTATCAATGTGTGCTGGTTTACATTTCATTTTCTTGTGGTCCTCTAGAATTGATATGATACTTCATGTTTAGGAGCAAAAAAATGATTTGTGTTGTTCGCTTGATCCTACTTCCGTATACTATTAGTGCATGCTGTATGCTTCTCCTTGCTGTTGCAGTAACTGCTTCTCTCTCTGCCTTCTGTATCAGGTAGCTTAATTAATTTCTTATGTCTCAAGATTCTATACTTGATTGGATGCACAATGTAGTCTGATCAGGTTATAACTGATGGTTTTATGCATGACCTATTGCAGGTTTTGTGGTGTTTATAGTATGAGTACCAAAAGGGCCTCTAAATTCAATTTATCTATTAATTTTGACATCCATTTCTACATTTCTAGGTGAGGGATGTGCGGTTAATCATGGACCGGAATTCAAGGCGATCTAAAGGAGTTGGGTATGTCTTTAATCAAATTCTATACCCCGCAAATTTTgcgttttatttcttttcttttttctttcttaagTAAATGTGCATCTTGCTTTGTATAGTACTCCTAAAGTCTCAAGGATTGCGATAGTGCCACTTTCATTTTGAATGTTAACCATTTGATGTAGCATTGGGGCATGCTACGCCTCCTAATTCAAACTAAAGTGTTGTTTATCTACCGTGGTGGTTAATAAAGTTGTTGCGTTGCAGCCAGACTGTATTCTTGATTTGTTCCTTTGACTTCTGTGTGGTCTCTGTTACTCTCAGATGGTAGAAAAACTGTGTTTCTCATAtagttttttgctttttttttaaaaaaagattttCCTTTTGGTTTGTTCTATGAATTTCTGATGGCTAACACATTGCCAGTCCGAAGTCTGGTAAGGGAGGAAGGTTGTTGATTTGGAATAAAATAGGTCCAAGCATAGCGAAATGCAAAATGGGGATTTATGCCGATTCAAGTTGGGGATTGAGCCGTTGTTGTTAACATGCATTTCTGACTTCCCTTAAAATCATTATAGTGGCGGAGTAAAGgttatttgaattgtatttgtaaaAGGAAAAGGGTTATCTAGAGTGTCAAGTACTGTGAATTATAGTTAGAGTTAAATCTCAAGATTGCATCATTTGAAGTTTAGTTATGAGATATGGTCTGTAAATAATATACCAATTGTAAACGTAGTTttagattaaaaataataatacacCAACTATAAACGTTGTAAGATGCCAATCAGTACAAATTGTCCTTAGagcatttgattttttttttttgaatatcaAATCTTAAACCATATGCTTGCAGATGCATATACTTGTGTGCTACTGATATGCGCCTGTGGGACCCACCCGTATGTGTTTTTACCTCTGCTGAATCTGAGAGGTTTTGTTGAGCTCTCTTTACCTTTTTTCTTGTTGGGAATTCCAGACATGGTTTTAATCTTATTGACATTAGTTATATATTGTTGTTCTAGGGCCTAGTACTACCATTTCTAGGGCTGTCATGTCCTTTCCCTGGATGTCTTCTGTCACCAACCAGTAGATTTCTTTATGCACCTCAGTTTTGCCACGATGTGGTCTAAATACCTGATCTATGCTGTTATTTCAGTTGTGTTAATAACTTATTGATATCTGTGCAGGTACATTGAGTTTTATGATGCTATGTCTGTGCCAATGGCTATTGCTTTATCCGGTCGCTTGCTTTTTGGCCAACCAGTCATGGTAAAACCTTCTGAAGCTGAAAAAAACCTTGTTCAGTCAACTGCGTCTGGTGGTGGATCAGGGTTGGCAGGGCCAAATGCTGCCTCAGAGAGAAAACTTTATGTAGGAAATCTTCATTTCAACATGACAGAGTTACAGCTTAGACAGGTAACAAGATTGACGTCTTTATCTGCATACAGTAACAAAAGCACTAGGATAGACACTTGTTATATGCAATGCGTAATGGTGGAGGCTTAAATGCACATATTCTGTTATGTTGATCCACCTTAACTTGTAGAATAACTGTCAGACAACTTAGGGCTCTTTGCTTCTTATAAATGATGTATCCGGTACAGATACCGATGTATGcgttattttgttttttaaatGGATATGATTGACTTCCGATGTCCTGAGACCGATCTCTGACTAAGCTTTTATTTTCTGTTTCTAATTGCATTCCATTATATATGGTGTGTTCAGATATTTGAAGCTTTTGGGCCAGTAGAGCTTGTACAATTACCTACAGATCCTGAAACAGGGCATTGTAAGGGGTTTGGATTTGTCCAAGTAAGTATTTTGCAGAACTGCAATGTTTCTCTTAAATATATATTCTTTTAtcgttattttatttcttttagtAACGCCTTTATGTTTCAATTTGGGTTCATGTTAGTTTGCTCAACTCGAACATGCAAAGGCAGCTCAAAGCTTGAATGGCAAGCTTGAAATTGCGGGTCGCACCATCAAGGTATGTCTCTGTAGACCTTACTTCTCTAAATACTGTTGGATGGCTGTATTACTGAGCCTTGACTAACCTTTTTGGTTCAATGCAGGTTTCATCCGTTACTGAACATGTCGGAGTACAAGATGCTGGAGCTAAAACTGCAgattttgatgatgatgaagggGGTGGCTTGGTGAGTTAGCTCTTAAATCATTATATTGGAGGACTTTGCATGCCATCTTTTCCCTTAAGTAGGTTAGATACTTCGGAAATTATGAGTATGATAGCGGTGGTAAAAGGCCAATCCATGTGTTCTCATTTGACAGGCTGTCTGTTAGACATAACCAGAGAAAAGTGATGTTCTAGTTTACTGCATTATCATTATTAGCTtctagagcccgtttggattggccGGGAAAAAGTGACTTTTAAGCACaagtgcttaaaagcactttttatgTACTTGAACTTGTTTTACaaataagcagttacgtgtttggatagaagTGCTTAAGCTAAAAAAAAAGCTATTGAAATGTTTGGTAAACAAGTGCTGGTAAGcacttttttttgttaaaatgaccGAGATGTCCTAAAGCTGTCAACACTAAAAATAAGCTTATTGAtgcatttttaattttaaattaactCAAATGCAGATTAATTTGTGTATCAATTCAGTTTAAGTTATAATACTGATTAGATAagattattttaattaatataaaGTACTTATTGGGTAAAGCATTAATTAATAATTGTAATtaaaaaatatacttaaactatataaacaattcatataaaattACCCACAAAGTAAATAAATTAAAGTGAAGTACTTTTAATAATCCAAGAACCACGTAAAAGTTACTTTCTTGCTTTCATTTTTGGTTATGCAAATGAATAAAAAATGGAATTTGAACGAGTTAGAAAGCTTTTGAAGTTGAGAAACAAGTATTGCTAATCAGTTAAGAATACTCCTGAGGTTATGATACCAGTTAGGAAGAAAAAGAAACGGGTTAGAGGTTTTAGTAAGAGAGGGTACTTTGGTAATAATAAAAGTATGCAAGGGATAATAGGGTAAATTACTTGGTCAAACTCAAGTAGCTTTTAagccccccaaaaaaaaaagttgGGATAGACCAACTTATTGCTTTTGGCttgtttttagttttttggcttaaAAGCACTTGACTTTTTGTATTTGCCAAACACCAAAATAAgctaaaaagtgcttttaagctggtttgaccagcttttaagccaatccaaacaccctccTAGTCTCTCTCTCCCTCCCTCCCCCTCCCTCTCTCTTGGCCGATCCATGTGTTCTCATTTGACAGGAGCTTTCTGTTAGACATAACCGGAGAAAAGTGATGTGCTAGTTTACTGCATTATCATTATAGCttctagtctctctctctctctctctcttcctgtttttttttggggggggggaggagcTGGCAATTGTACAAGTCAAAACCCTGGCAGGTTTTAACAGGACCAGCCACTCCTATGTTATtgaaatatttgagttcttgGATTGTTTTCAGTGGAAATTTAAAAGAAAACCGAATCAAACCAAAGTAAACCGACATAATATCCAACTCTTTTGACTTGGTTTGGTTTTCAATTAAAAAACTAACAACATTTGGTTTGGTGAAGTATTCAAGGAAAGAGCATAACCAAACCGAGTATTATAAATAtgttatttattaaatttttatggtgataaaaatatttgttttatAAATCTACTTTATATATTCTTAACCAAAAAAGTTATATAGGCATACTGTGCTTTGTAGAGTTTTCATATCCTTCTATATATTAtgtagtactccctccgttcctgtttatgtgaacctattttctttttggtccgttccaaaaagaatgagccttttctaaatttggaaacaatttagcttaaacttccaagtctacccttaatgagaagcttttataaccacacaaatactccggatccctttttgacttgtttaggaccacaaattctaaaaatcttcattttttcttaaactccgtgcccagtcaaacagctTCACGTAAATTGGAACTGAGGGATTAGTTATTTAAGAATGATTTATTTTCTGTTTTAATCATTACGATTAGATAAATTTGGAAACATTTATGGATGCAAGGTTGTTTGATCTACGAAAGTGAATAATTGTCATGTCTCATGGTGGAATTTCTCACATCTAGATGCTttaatacaacaacaacccagtataatcccactagtggggtctggggagggtagtttgtacgcagaccttacccctaccctgggctagagaggctgtttccgatagaccctcggctccctccctccaagaactccctaccttgctcttgaggtgacgaactcacaacctcttggttggaagtggagggtgttcaccactagagcaactcactcttgtcataTCTAGATGCTTTAATACATAATAGGTTAATCCATTTGTTCAATTCTTGCTAAGCATATACTGACCTGTTAGAAATTGTGTCTTTAGCTCTAGTAGCAATGAAATGAATTTGTATTTCATGTGAAAATAAACAGAAAAACCCAACAAAACCGAAAAAACGACTATTTGTTTTGGTTTAGTTCTATAGTTAACAAACTGACGTACTAGTTGGTTTGGTTTCCTTTTAGatgaaaaccaaaccaaattgaaACTGAACCATGAACACACCCTACTGAGCATAACACTAAAGGTCAATGATAAAAGAAAAGATTATAACATGGAGCCATTATCAAGGCTAGGACGTTGTGCTTTGACTTCCTTTATTCATCTGGTTTATGTTGTTTTCAATGAGTGATATCATATTCTCCTAGGAAAATTCTTTTTATGTGTTGGAATATTGTAAAGCAGAATTCTGTGCGAGTGTTATTTCTTGTTTTTTACGTACTCTAGGAAACAATATAGTAGCTGTTCCTGAAAATTGTTAGTTCTTAAATAAACTATTCTTGCTGAACTATTTACAAGACGCTCTTTTCATTTTGGGATGCTGGAAAATGTTTGACTTTGGCATTGGCATTGGCATTCTAGAGAGTTCATTTTTTTACTATTTGAATTTTAAACGTTGATGTGTTGTTTGCaataccaaactgacttttgatcGTCATTTTTATATTCTTACGCTACCTCTAGTGTAATATGCACGACTCAAATTAATATCTTATACTGTCTAGTCAAATACTATCATATAAAAGTACAATAGAGGAAGTGCTATATAATCTCTTCAACGGTATGCATGATATAGTTTTTGTGACCAAAAGTTTGTGTTGAACATGTGCAAAAGCTGAACTAGTTTATGATATGGGATCATTCTTCATTCTTTCTAATATTGCTGTGTAAAAAAAATTAGGTTACCTAAGTGCACACTCAGCGAATACTCCCTTTCAGTTAGTTGATGCATAGTTTTCCCATTTTTGACTAAACCACCCTCAAAGCAGCGCAGTAGCAGCGATCTGATTTGATGCATCCTAGGAAGTAGAAGTATTAGAAAGCTGAACTTGTATTTCTTTAGGCTAATCCATTCTGAAGCTTCTCAGGAAGCAATAGGTTCATTTTGTTCATAATATGATAACTAATGGGAAGTCTTCCTTTCCTCTTTCTTTCTCTTTAAATtgacaaaaaattatattttattttttctt
This sequence is a window from Nicotiana tomentosiformis chromosome 5, ASM39032v3, whole genome shotgun sequence. Protein-coding genes within it:
- the LOC104102644 gene encoding uncharacterized protein isoform X3, whose translation is MIRRFKEKKEKIEPEADPERDQRTVFAYQMPLKATERDVYEFFSQAGKVRDVRLIMDRNSRRSKGVGYIEFYDAMSVPMAIALSGRLLFGQPVMVKPSEAEKNLVQSTASGGGSGLAGPNAASERKLYVGNLHFNMTELQLRQIFEAFGPVELVQLPTDPETGHCKGFGFVQFAQLEHAKAAQSLNGKLEIAGRTIKVSSVTEHVGVQDAGAKTADFDDDEGGGLALNAQSRAMLMAKLDRSGVASSVAGTLGVPALNGAAPAQMSMPIGGATAFPNMLPTQVIAAMAPEPIGIPSECLLLKNMFDPATETDPEFDLDIKDDVKEECSKYGRVKHIHVDKNSSGYVYLRFDSVEGASRAQQAMHKRWFAGRSISAIFLQPYEYDAKFKGTG
- the LOC104102644 gene encoding uncharacterized protein isoform X2, with protein sequence MMIHHVLMRFKEKKEKIEPEADPERDQRTVFAYQMPLKATERDVYEFFSQAGKVRDVRLIMDRNSRRSKGVGYIEFYDAMSVPMAIALSGRLLFGQPVMVKPSEAEKNLVQSTASGGGSGLAGPNAASERKLYVGNLHFNMTELQLRQIFEAFGPVELVQLPTDPETGHCKGFGFVQFAQLEHAKAAQSLNGKLEIAGRTIKVSSVTEHVGVQDAGAKTADFDDDEGGGLALNAQSRAMLMAKLDRSGVASSVAGTLGVPALNGAAPAQMSMPIGGATAFPNMLPTQVIAAMAPEPIGIPSECLLLKNMFDPATETDPEFDLDIKDDVKEECSKYGRVKHIHVDKNSSGYVYLRFDSVEGASRAQQAMHKRWFAGRSISAIFLQPYEYDAKFKGTG